In Cryptomeria japonica chromosome 5, Sugi_1.0, whole genome shotgun sequence, the genomic window ctagtaatttttgatgttttgggacataagttcattctgcagtgactcacttaagagccttgtaacttatggTGGGGCCTATTTGTCTTTTTGGCAAGTTACagtgtaggaacaactatacccaaggctatagctttcgctcacacctaatttctatagcttctcgaaggatttaccatgcgaggtcgttcccaagagtgatgtgtctcttagcagacctctcttaaaaaaataaactttgagtgttactaacactttcctcttgcacctaggaccacgaaagccaagggagaggatagtgtatcttagaagtaggaccactcaacaaaattttgcacaagtgtgtcaatcaCAAAAAGAACTTGTTCTTTTTACcttattttcattgcaatgtgatctaattaTTTGGAGAtcttgctccaacaatcatggtgttctttttaacttcaaaggcaaaatgttttgtaaactaggatcttaaaatcctagtcaacttaattgaaaaacacgtttttgcttgaagtaaaatcattttggaacttgaaagaaaaatggcttgttctttttagtttacccaaaatgaaatgttgattgtgaatttccttaagttgatgcaagaaatgaaatttgttgattttaagcaccaaaataaaatgaatcctaacttgcaaaaaaaaaaaatcaaatttgttgggtttgagtttgtggttctttttacctttgaccaatgaaattcttcttaagagcccaaacaaatgtgtgattctttttaaaagcccaaatttgaaatgtgaagttaattttaaaccaaaataaaaagtgaattcatttttaaaaccaactttgacaaaaagttagtaaaaaaaataaatctactttttaatctaatttaaacctacacaaaagagttagtaaaatctgcctattcgttgggcttctacaagcctatttttttttgttttttggttacaaggtatttctatacaactctttgttacaatagcgctactctgtgtgaaaacaaaagcgtTATTTAACAAGAAAGCGCTAAATAACCAACTAACGCACCAAAAGAAGCGCAAAAACGCTAAAAGAACTCTGTCAAATGGAATTAATTCTGTCAAACAGAGATCCAAAAGCACTAAAAGATGCTACAGTAGCACTATTTAAGGGTCAATAGCACTAAAACAAGGTCAATAGCGCCAAATGAGAGACAATAGCACTATTATTATGAACAATGGCGCTAAAGTGCCCAATTTTGAAGGCACTAAGGCGTGAACGAAAGCACTAAAGCGCAACCTATATGTCAAttcaaatcatgaaaaattgttagaAGTTTAAAAATTTATTGCTTTgcattcacgtcaggttcaccaaatgattctCTACAAAAAGGGATGGatagttaggataaacaaacacaaaacaagaaacaagaaaccaatcgttagatgttagtgttagaaatcacaaattaaagactatcctaaacaggcataccaagagagacactacaaaaaaaatagagcatttaataaagacaacaaatacaacaaggcatctccaaatttcttccaccatgcttgtagctcatcctcccttgttcctctcctctccaagtttccaaataagtgtagctctcaacaactttttgcactatggatatcgtatggagattcaagattgaaaatgcttttaaactatgctatgcaagtgtaaaaacaagctaaatatgaaatgttatgaaatgaactaagatttattttagtccaaaatgacaatatgtgtgattatgctaaaattctctctTTATAATTGACTataaattaaatgcatacaagttttcaagatttggattatgaagaaatgagctctatttataggtaaaatggagcaatggatggttgagattgaataatctcaacaagggttgggattgaagggtttgagatccatgtgaggactttcaacccaattgTAGGATGActagtgtcaacatgagatgggttgaggggagagagaagaagcattaaatgtttgacatgacctgagggttaacttgggaggtagggttaatgttgagttgagtgaataaattcattattcaaggaataatgcttttatccaatggataaactcttgtgcaagagttagtgaggataaccatggtcaaagaaataaatgtttgaagagacacatgggttacatgagggttgagttagaggtcaaagtctctaaccatgggtgcaagtggatttaaccataaatggttatgtaagagccattaatggtcatgtaagagccattagtggtttggaagacttaagAGGAActagattgttgaacacataaagcattaaatgcttttcaaagactttaaaggctttgagaagtgactccaagttgcttaggaatgtgacaatatttaggggatggattaggctaattatgaaggggatttaggattgcaagtgggtttggtgggtgagggaaaataggatttaaatttaaataaaattaatttatttcaacttgtggttgcaacttgcatttttaggagaatgccaGTGGAGGGgttgtttaatgatttaaataaatattttaatttatttatttaaaagaagaaaggggattaaattaaataaataggatttatttatttaattgattgtgaatttagtttaatgaattaattaaaataaattgaataatttatttaattaataggagaatgattgaagatgaattaattaaatgttaatttaattaactgttggctagtgggtttattaatcaaataaatagcaaatattcatttaattaagatggacagatttatgtgactacaatgataatacaagtgcaattaacatttcaaagaatttggtgttGTATTGAAGGAATAAACATATTTTTATCCAATATTATGAAAAAGggttgtagagaaggaagtcaAGTTGGAGCATGTACCTACAAAGgatcatattatatatattttcacCAAGGCACTATTTAAAGATACTTTTGACTATATTCAATAGAAGTTAGGGGTTAGTAGTCCTCCTTCAAACTAGATGAATTCAAGTGGTACATGTTTTTCTTGGGGGAGTTTCAAAGTTTATCTTTTGTCTCTAGATTGATGTGGTGCTTTCCCTTAGGGGTAGAATTGAAGGCTATGATTTCTTTGTTGTAAGAAAGTGGTTGCAAAATAAAGATATCCCTATCAGAGGGAGTGTTGCATTTATTAGATTTATACctagaaggggggagagagagttaTACAGATTGGCATGAAGTGGTATATTTTCATGTGCCCTTTTTAGTTGATGTTAAAGGGTGCAAGAGTTCAAATGAGATGTGAGTTTATTGTTGAttggtggtacaagtgttgccattaataaaaaatagggagattgttggaaagttgaggtgtattgtcattgatgtcaagcttgTTTGGTGTTGTCATCATTGGCACAGTCTTTGTTGTTTGTGATTATGTATTTTGGTGACATAAGTGAAGAGGAAGTTGAAGTTGTTTAGTTGTGTTGGTAATAGAACTAAAGAGGAAGttgaattttttaaattatgtGCATGTACTATATGGTCAAAAAATGAGTGTTCAAATGTTGTTATGTTGTCTAGTAGTGATGTTGAGTAAGTTGAGGTGTTCTCAAAAGCTAACTATAGTTGAAGCTAAAATATGCAAGAAAGTGTTTTTAAATTCCCTATGGAAGAATGCTCGACATTCCTTCAAATTTTGAATATTACATGGCTTGTCATTCTGGATATAAtgtctaaattttgtagaagttgcACTATTATGTTTTGGTGTTCTTTGTTGCTCAAATGGTGAAGTTTGTGGTTGTAGTTTGTTGATAGTGAGGGCGTCTATTAGAACAAGCCTAGACAATGTTTTGCATTGATACACTATGTGGATTGAATTGTTGtgtcttggaggacatgttcatatggttcaTGTAGTGTTATAATTCATATTTCTAGTGTTGGTTTTCTCCACAAGTGAAGTTTTGTTGTTCTGCATTTGACACTATTAGTTATGTTGGTCTTTGGCCAACtcatttgatttatcttatttAGATGATACTCTTTTGGTCCAAATTTTCTTTGGAAATAAAGTTATAATAGTGATATTAGTCTTATCATGACATGTAAAGATTCAcattaagtaatttgcattggaCAATATTTTCAGACAAATTGGTTAACCTACATTATTGTTTATATACACATTATGTTTGATGCCAATCTTGCAGGATGTGTTAGTGTGCATTTTGACTTAGAAAGATAATTTTctatgtatttgggtcccctttatgtCTTGAATTCAATTGCATTGTTTGTAGTTGCTCCTAGTGGCCCAATTTATGCATATTTTGATTGTGGTTGACCAAGTAAAGGGTTTCATTGAATAACCTATTATAAATAGAGGTGCAGATGTGTAAATTGATTGTGGATTGTGGTGGACTAATTGTGAATAGTGTGCAAGCATATATGGAGAAGTAAAAGTGTGAATTTCAttttgtgatgagctttgatgatcatatctttagaATGATAATGTTTTGAGACAATAAGTGAAGTGagatgtgttttccatgattttattttcttgacacaatgatttaaGGATAATTTTATGATTAGGAGaaattgttcatttcaattcatcatttcccAATACTTTTTGAAAGATAGTGAATCCTTTTGGCAACTTCTATAGTCTCTATGTCTTCCCTTGGAGTAGTGTGCTTTAGTAGTGCGCTTTAGTAGTGCAAGTctattgtatctttccttgagatTGTGTGTCTTAGTTTTGaaagtcccttgtatcttgccctaaggttgtacACCTTGGTCTTGCAAGTTCAAATCAAGTATATATGAGCCGCCTTGGTCTTAAGCCTAAAACATTAGAATTAGTTATATATATTGTAAGTgtcattcccatcatggtttttccctgctTAGGGtattccacataaatctggtgctCTCTTGTATATTGTGCTTTGTTGTTTCATTTTTATGTTCGAAATAAAAATTTAAAGCTTAAAATTAATtactaaaatttaaatatattttaaaacatTTACAGTTTGAAAAAAtctaattgaattttgaatttcatttaAATACTTTACCCAAAAATCGaactacaaaaaaaattaaagataaaagGAAAATAGAGATTATAATTTCAATAATCACTTAGAAAAAAATGTCGACGGAAAAACACTACCTCTATATCTTCAAAACTGTGATATCATAACTCTCTCAATGTGCTCAAAAATTTGATACGACAGGACTGTGTAAAGCTGCGAAGGGATAGAGAAACAATAAGGCCATTCTTCGAGCGCCTTATGGCTGCGAACTTTTTCATGCACACAATCGACTCTGCAAAGCTCTTGGATAAACCAAGGACAAGAATTTCACAGCTATCAATTGCATCCCTAATGTCActactttccttatcctcactgcCTGTGCACAAACAAAGTGATCCGGTGCGCAGGTGTTTGTACTTATGAGCCATCAATATTTTCCTTTCATCTGCTGCGTGGTAAACAATGTAGACATTAATCTTCTTCTGCACCGAGCTTCCTATCCCGACGCTTctgcaaaatttaaaataattttacagACTACTTTATCAAGAGATAAAATTTCAAACAATTCAATAGAACTATGTCTTCTTTCAAAGTTCTTAAATAGAGTCCGTATATACAAAATTAAATTCACCTATAAATGATCTTTTACCTGCTTAACTCCCTAAGCTGGGCTAAACTGATAACCGCATCATGAAAGCTTTCTAGGTCTGTCCAACCTGGAATGTGTAATCGCCTAAGATTTTTTAACTTGCCGAACGGGTAAGGAATGCTCTGTAAACTTGAACAATTATACGTAATCAAAGTCTGGAGTTGTGCCAAGTCACCTATTGTGTTGGGAACATTCCTTAGCCCTGTACATCTTTTCAAGACCAACTCCTGTAGTTGAACTAAATTACCTATAGTGCTGGGAAGGCTTCTTAGAGCTGTACAGTCTTTCAAACGCAAGATTTCTAACTGCATCAAGTTGCCTACAGTTTCAGGAAGGCTTGTTAAATTTGTACAGCCGCACAAATGCAACTCCTTCAATTGTGCCATGTTACCAAGTGTGTCTGGAAGAATTGTGAGAGCAACACAATCCTGCAGATACAAGCATCGGAAGTTCACCAGGCTGTCAAGTATCTTTGGGATTATCGTAAGAGTTGGACACTGCTCTACACTTAAAATCCTGACTTGGGACCAACTGCTATCCAGTTGGAATCTGTTTCTTAATGTTAACCATGTATACATACCACCTAATTCacagttttttatttttatccATAACAAATTCGGAGCGAACTTTCCAATGTTTCCCACTATTTTTGTATTTTGCACAACTAGGTAGCGTATGGATGGCATTCTATGGAAGCTCACAGGCTCTGCTCTGTCTCTGCTCAAAGCTCTGTGTGAACCCATAGGCAGCAAGAGTCTGCTATTATTATCAATCTGCTCTTGAATTCCTTTTCCCATTCCCCGCAGAAGGTCATGCATATCGAGGAGATTTTTAGGGCCACTCTCATTTATAAGCATTTTCAGCGAAAGATTCTTGAGAGCTGTTTTAACTCTTTTTGGGTATAAAACTTCCCAGAAGGTAACAGCATCATTTTCTTTTTTACCAGCAAAACAACAAGCTATATCCAGAAACATTTCCTTCTCAACATGGCTAAGTCCATCATAACTGATTCGAAGGACTTTGGATATTTCTTGATTTTCCCCAATGTTATGGAGAGCTTCTTCCCAATATTGAATGTCATCCCGCTCTTTCTTATCAAACAAATATGCTCCAATAACTTGTAATGAAAGAGGATGACCCTTGCAGGCTCTTGCAATTCTTGTAGAAAGCTTTTTGTAGGGGGTCTCCGCGAACGCCCTCGAGAAAGCATGCCAACAAAACAATTGAAGAGCTTCATCCTTCCCTAGCCCACTCATATTAAGAATTGAATCAATTTTAGCAAGATTGAGTATGTGTCAGTCTCGGGATGTAAACATGATTCTGCTACCAGGCCCACACCAGTCCCCATTCAGTGCATCCAAGTAACTCAGATCATTCACATCATCCAAAATGACAAGGGCACGAACTCCTTGCAATACGTTTTTCATCAGAGCTTTTCCCTCGGCAACACTTGAAACTTCTCCATGGTAATTTACCAATCTTCTTAGAATTGCCCGTTGCAAGTCTACAAGGGTACTATTTTTCTGTGCAAAGAAATAAACATCAAACCTAGCATAAATTCTATTGTAAACAGCCTTGGCCAGGGTGGTTTTTCCGACGCCGCCTATACCGCTGACTCCCACTCTCACTGTGTTATGCGAGTAATAAATCTGATGTAACTGGTAAGGACTAAGGAGGGAGTAATGAAAATATATAAATCTCATAGGCAGGTGGGTCCTGTTAATGCTATTATAAACTTTAAAGCTATTGGTTGTTCTAAGTCGTAACCAATACAATCCTGTTGATATGTGATGCATGGTATGCATAATGAATTCTGAATTTAGAGTCTCGAGGATAATTTGAGTTCTAAATTGTTCCATGCTAAATTGATGGAACAAACAAGTTCAATTTACGGTCTATTTTGAGGGACTCTAATTTCTATATAGAGATCCCGCATTGTTGTTAAGTGTGAAAGTCTGTAATGTACTGAGAAACAGACAATTGATGTAAGATCTAAACATTGAGGTGCAAAAAGTAATCcgtattgaataaaagatttatttgTATGTTAACAGCTTGTGTTTCAAGTATCTACATATTCTAACCTGTAAAGAAAACTACCAGAAAGAAAAAATATGAACTTCGTCTGAATAATTTACATACTAAAATTATTTGCTTAATCTACAAATGGCTAATTTATATACAAAACATCTTTACAGTAATTTTTCAAAAACCTCATGAAAAAGAAACAAACATACTGATCAAAGTCTAACAACCGTCTGATATTTTAAAGGAGAAGAAAACTTACCATGGAGAATTAATGGGTCTAAATGATTTTAACCAAACTTATGTTTACACTAAAAATTTACAATAGGATAGACTGGAGTAACACAATTTTTATCTGAGAAAGATTTTCAGAATTTTGGTTTTATATTTACTAATTCCTTATTTATTAGAAATTAGAACTATGTTTTTTTTGTgacaaataggtaaatgtatgggTGATCGCTGATGTGTGCAGAGATAAACCAATTTGAAGGAATTGAAGGAAGCTCGAACGTGTGACGAGCAACATAATTGCATGAACAAGAGGTGAACTAATTTGATGCAGGCAGAACTTGGATGGCTAGATAATTCCAGGGATGAGAGTGATTTCGGGGCCTAAACTAAGTAACAGGATTTGAGGAGCCCATGATCTAGTATAAGTATCATGATAGAAACGGGGTAAAAGGTTGAACAAGAGGACATAGGCAATCATGGCCATGTTATGGAAAGACAGGGTTGGCTCACCAAGGAAAATTATTGATGTTATAAGACCACGTTCCTTTATTGCAGACAATATGGATAATAAATTAATGCTGGCTTAAAAAACAGGGCTTATTTTCTGGCAGCCTGGATGGGATGTTATGCTCGTTGATCTACTTCgattatatttttcaatatattcaGTCAGCTATAATGAACTTTAACAAATATAAAGTAGGAAGATCAGGCTAATCTTTAAGGATTTAATAAACAAACAGTTTGCCCCCTTAACAAATAGCTAATATAATAAGTGGACCTCTAAaagatgttctcctttggttttTTGCCCTGGGTTAATTGCAAAGAAAGGATGCAAATTACTTACCCGAATTCTTCCGCCCTTGTCCAACCAGAAAGAGAAGAGATTTGATGAAGAACATTCTTCCATTCCTTGATTGTTTTCTCATCCTGCCGATCTAAATGGCTGTAATGCTTTTGGAATGCCTTGGCAAATGGACCTCCCTCTCTTTGAGGGTAGCGAACATCAGAGGGCTCCACATCATAGAAAAGAGGAATGATGAAGCCATTGGATCTCCACATCTGGGCAGCCTCCTTCAGACACCAAGTTGATTCTGCATAGTGTTTAGAAAATATACGGATCAGAACATCACTTGTTTTAATGGCTTCTTGCAAATTTGAATCGATTTCTTTGCCTTTCTCCAGCTCTTCGCTGTCGAGGAAAACCTTAAGTCCCTCTCCCGAGAGAGATTCGTAGAGATGGTCGACAAAAGTTGTTCTCACATCTTTTCCGCGAAAGTTGAGAAACACGTTAAATTTGTTGTTGGTATCGAAGGGAATTTTGGTGGCGGGAGGCTCATACTGAACAGCAATCTCCATCCCTTGTTCTGCACAAATTTGAAGAGCCACAAAAGAGAGAGAATTTCTTGGAAGTTTCTCGTGAAGTGTTAGAGAATTTCTTGGAAACCATATTGAGAGGATCAGCCAAGTCGGCGAGATAAACAAAGTCGGATGGACGAAAACACGATGAATGGAATTTTCTTGTGAACGGAGAGAACCCACAGAGTTTCAACAGTTCAAAGTCGGCAAGATGCAAGAAAATAATTACCACCTTGTTATTTTGCTTGTGAACAAAATGACGGTTAACtttttaaaactaaataaaatgtaatcaatttaatcaataataatttatttattatttaaatccaaacTTCGAAATTTACTTTATTCCCCATGAATCAATAAGATGTTACTCGGAAGACTTAACAATTTTGCACGTTTAAAACTAGTGTAGGTATCTTGAAAATTTTATCAAAGGAATAAACATACTTCTTACATAATTAAAACAAAGTCACAGAAGTTATCAATTATAATACAACTAGCAATCACATCTTAGTGTCTAATGGGTACACTGAAAAGGTGTCGAAGGTCAATTATGAAATATATTGGTCTATTAGTAGCACACATTTGTGCAATATATGAGGTTAATTGAtaggccatttagaaaatgatgttgtttttgcaaaaaaaaatataacaatgaccATTCACATGATTAGTGAGGTCTTTCACTTTGTGCCCCCAttcttgatgcattggtgatgtcATTTTGTGTGTTGTTGTGCTTATCATGATACCTTTTGTGCACATTGTTGTGTAATGCAACATTTGAATGTCACTTACAATGCAAAAATTTTGTTCATTCATTATTGGTTCAATTAATGTCTTGTGTGAAAGCTTGGGGCATTTCATTATAGAAATATTTGAAACCaatttgaagtgtttataaaaAAATTAGTGATGGATAAAGTTGTTGAAGTATAATAAGTTTTCACTTCATCCATTAATGTCATGATCTTTTGACTAGAGTACATTACATTCATAAGTCTATTAGAGTTTTACTTTTATTAATAGAATTTTCCACTTAACAACTAAACAATGTTGGAAACACGGTTGttattgcaccaaaatattgacctattaATGACCGATACAACCGTGAGACTTAATGAATCCATGAGAGGTTATTAAGCCATATCACAAACTAGAGCACTGAACTACACATCACAAGGAGACCAaaggcacacaccttgcaataacCCCCCTAACATGAGCGAGGGTTTTGAACTTgtgacctaggctctaataccacttgttggaaatGCGATTTTTGTTGCACCAAAGGATCAACTTGTTCATGCCTGATACAATTGTGAGACCTAATGAATCCATgagaggcgattaagccatgttACAAAACTATGCGTTTCATTGAATAGCACAagaagaccaagggtgcacaccttgcaacaaaccatctataag contains:
- the LOC131876092 gene encoding disease resistance protein RPV1-like; the encoded protein is MEIAVQYEPPATKIPFDTNNKFNVFLNFRGKDVRTTFVDHLYESLSGEGLKVFLDSEELEKGKEIDSNLQEAIKTSDVLIRIFSKHYAESTWCLKEAAQMWRSNGFIIPLFYDVEPSDVRYPQREGGPFAKAFQKHYSHLDRQDEKTIKEWKNVLHQISSLSGWTRAEEFGLEYKNSTLVDLQRAILRRLVNYHGEVSSVAEGKALMKNVLQGVRALVILDDVNDLSYLDALNGDWCGPGKDEALQLFCWHAFSRAFAETPYKKLSTRIARACKGHPLSLQVIGAYLFDKKERDDIQYWEEALHNIGENQEISKVLRISYDGLSHVEKEMFLDIACCFAGKKENDAVTFWEVLYPKRVKTALKNLSLKMLINESGPKNLLDMHDLLRGMGKGIQEQIDNNSRLLLPMGSHRALSRDRAEPVSFHRMPSIRYLVVQNTKIVGNIGKFAPNLLWIKIKNCELGGMYTWLTLRNRFQLDSSWSQVRILSVEQCPTLTIIPKILDSLVNFRCLYLQDCVALTILPDTLGNMAQLKELHLCGCTNLTSLPETVGNLMQLEILRLKDCTALRSLPSTIGNLVQLQELVLKRCTGLRNVPNTIGDLAQLQTLITYNCSSLQSIPYPFGKLKNLRRLHIPGWTDLESFHDAVISLAQLRELSRSVGIGSSVQKKINVYIVYHAADERKILMAHKYKHLRTGSLCLCTGSEDKESSDIRDAIDSCEILVLGLSKSFAESIVCMKKFAAIRRSKNGLIVSLSLRSFTQSCRIKFLSTLREL